GCAGCACCAGGCTGAGATTTCACTCCCTCTCTTGAGGCAAAAAGATGAACGCCATAATGGACGCCATGCAGGGCTTTGGAGTGAGCACCACTCACTACCTGCAGACCAACTACCAGGACGCTCAGGGTTGGTTTCTCTGGGTCTCCTGGGCGGCGGACCTCAGGAAcaccttcttcatcttcttcccgCTTTGGATTCACCTGCGTTCTTCGGTGGGCATCAAGCTCATCTGGGTGGCCGTGATCGGAGACTGGCTCAACTTGGTGTTCAAATGGTGAGTCAAGGGAAATCTTTTGAATTGTGAGTTCTTCAAATGACATTTTTTCTTAATTGAGTGCATGTTTCTGTTCTTCAGGATTCTGTTTGGCGAGAGGCCGTACTGGTGGGTCCACGAGACGGCTCATTATGCAAACACACTTCGTCCTCACATCGAGCAGTACCCCATGACCTGTGAGACCGGACCAGGTGAGAAATGACACTATACATGCATGGATGGACCCGTTAACCTCCAGTTCTTCCCACTCTCCTGGAATATCACATGGCCCAGGTTTGCTGTGTGGTTATCTgattaaacacaaataaatctACCTATGTGGGTGCAATATCAGCTGCAGATTTGGATTTggaaaattgtgcagaaataatatatataataaatgcataatgatatatatatatatatatatataaatacatacatttaaaaataaatataaaataaatgcaaaaataagtaaataaaatattaatgcaaaaaataaaaaaaacatgctaaaataaatagatttaaaaattaataaaaaataaatacataaataaaaaaaagggaaaattaaatagaagaataaataaataagggaatcaatacaaagataaataaataaagaagcaaattaaaacagaaatatcaatttatgtcacattttatcaatgaattaattGCTAGTAGTAACATTACAATGAGATAAAATgttcctcattcattcattcagtcacttTGAAACAACAAAAGCTGATGAATGAACAATGCAGTCATTGTTGTTCTTGAGTGAATCAGCCTCTGATATCAACcctctgtgtttatgtgtgttttatccagGCAGTCCCTCTGGCCACGCGATGGGAGCTGCTGGCGTCTACTACACCCTGGTGACCTCCATCCTCGCCATCATGACCAGCAAGAAGAAGTATGGAGGCAAGAAATCCAGCAACAAGGAATGGTTAGTGAGAAGACTATTGATGTCGGTGTTGTTTACCATTTTTGTGCAGAGCTTATCGCTGAGGACATTCTATCTGTCCTGTGCTGTGGTTGATCATTGACTCCTGACAACTATCGGCTGGAGAGGAGAGATTATTCATGAGTTGTTTTGACGTCCAGGCAGCTGAAGTTCTCATGACTTTGTCAATTGTTATATAGCTTTAAAAGGTTGACTTGCTTTGACTTGCAAAGACACCAATTGTCGTTAtgtgttgcttttctttttgcCATGATTTAATACCtctaaaacattaaaattgtGTTGCAGTTCCATGGTTTTACTCTACTCTCTAAGACTGATCGTCCATATGACGTTTTGCAAAGTGACAGTTACCGTTTATTGAGGTTTATTGTGTCGACTCTGCTGGTGTCTTGTGACACATTCATTGAGCTCAGTTGTCTGATTGTGTGTGTTGACAGGTATCTGAAGGCTGTGTTGTGGACGCTGTTTTGGGGAGTCCAGGTGTGCGTCTGTCTCTCCAGGGTCTTCATCGCCGCCCACTTCCCCCACCAGGTCATTTGTGGCGTCATCTCAGGTCAGTAGAAATCTTCTAATACCTCAGTTTAGTGGTCGGTTGACTAAGATACAACCCATAATATTAACCTGGACATGTCGATGTATTGTAGGTATGATCGTGGCTGAAGCCTTCAACAGAACTCAGTGGATCTACAACGCCAGCATGAAGAAATACTTCTACACGACTCTCTTCTTGACCTCCTTCGCCGTCGGCTTCTACCTCATCCTGAAAGCTGTGGGTGTGGACCTGCTGTGGACTCTGGAGAAAGCCCAGAAGTGGTGCGTGAAGCCCGAGTGGGTCCACCTGGACTCCACGCCATTCGCCAGCCTCCTGCGTAACATGGGCACCCTGTTCGGCCTCGGCCTGGGCCTGCACTCGCCGCTGTACACCGAGACCAAGAAGAGCAGCAGCAAGCTGGTGAAAGCGGCGTGCGTCGTCAGCTCTCTGGTCCTGCTGCACCTGTTCGACTCCTTCAAGCCTCCCACGCACACCGCCGCCCTCTTCTACCTGCTGTCCTTCTGCAAGAGCGCCACTGTGCCTCTGGTCACCGTCAGCATCATCCCGTACTGCGTGAACGGAGCTCTGAGTCTGCAGAACAAGAAGGGACTGTGAGCAGTAAATTCAGATTATACAGACTAATGACAAGGAATCTCTTCCTGATCAAAAAACAACAAGTTTCCTCTGGTGCTTCATATGTCCAACTGATCCTCAGGAAGATCAACGGGACATTGTGACTGGTGTGATTTGGACGCTGACCTCTATGAACAACATTTGACACTAAGTGAAAGCACTATCCAGGATAGCGTCACTTACAAAGACCACTTCTGAATTCAGCAAAATATGAtaagctgcagctgctgctgtgttaAACCTCATATGCTATTTCAACTGTATTAgtaatgtattttaaatgttatagaaagtattttttgaaactgtttggaatattttttaataaaaaaaatcttgaaaatgtatttaatgacTTGGTTCATATTTCACTGGACTCAACTACATGATTATTTAGCCATTAATCCGCATTCATCTATTCAATCGCATACAGTAGATCGTCTCCACTCGCCAGTAGTGGAATAACTATATTGggatcaaacactggctctagatatcGACTTTCACATGTtcatgtcggccaccgtagttctccgacacgcttggcacacgggagaagtttcagttggttgcaatctgcaacctcaccgctagatgccgccaaatcctgcacactgcacctttaagtaccTCAGAGTgaaaatacttaagtaaaagcacaGCATTGAAAATTGTACTCAGGTAAAGGAACAAATGTATCTTATGTGAGTTTAAAAGTACTCATCAGACAACAAAGTGTCCCTTCTCAAagtgttattatattttttaattattaccactattttaatgtattaactgGTTGAAGTGGATCTATTTTGACTATATTGGTAAATGATGAATGgaattgcatttatatagcgcctttctagtttTCCAACcattcaaagcgctttacactacatgtcaacattcacacaccgatggaaCAGcccaatttggggttcagtatcttgctcaaggacactttgaccaTCCATGCCAaactaatattatatattataatattatatttggtaactctgtatttcagaggaaaatattgtacgTGTAacaccactacatttatctgacaattAGAATTACTAGTTTTTCCCCTCAGGATAGATTTATCCTCACAGAACTTACAACAGTTTACCCAGACAACTCAAAACTGTGATTCCTCTGTAATTGTTACAGACACTTTTCCTCTTAAACATAAACTGGCACACAAACCGAGCACCCAGTCTTCAGAGTCGTGTTAAACAAAAAGGCATATAGGGGCATAAAAATGCAGTCAGTGCTTTTAATATACTCGTTCAAGATTTGGT
The genomic region above belongs to Sebastes fasciatus isolate fSebFas1 chromosome 20, fSebFas1.pri, whole genome shotgun sequence and contains:
- the g6pc1a.2 gene encoding glucose-6-phosphatase catalytic subunit 1; protein product: MNAIMDAMQGFGVSTTHYLQTNYQDAQGWFLWVSWAADLRNTFFIFFPLWIHLRSSVGIKLIWVAVIGDWLNLVFKWILFGERPYWWVHETAHYANTLRPHIEQYPMTCETGPGSPSGHAMGAAGVYYTLVTSILAIMTSKKKYGGKKSSNKEWYLKAVLWTLFWGVQVCVCLSRVFIAAHFPHQVICGVISGMIVAEAFNRTQWIYNASMKKYFYTTLFLTSFAVGFYLILKAVGVDLLWTLEKAQKWCVKPEWVHLDSTPFASLLRNMGTLFGLGLGLHSPLYTETKKSSSKLVKAACVVSSLVLLHLFDSFKPPTHTAALFYLLSFCKSATVPLVTVSIIPYCVNGALSLQNKKGL